The region GCATTACTGTTGTGGATTTGAATAGCATCTCCACTGCTTTGCTCAATCATATGACCCAGGCCCAGGCTGATGAGTTCAATGCTGTGGGTCATGCGGATCAGCGGGCCGAGAGCGGGAAATCGACCATCGACCGGACGCATTTGAATCCGCATGGGCAGGCGGTCTTTGGGCGGATTGTGGCGGATAATCTGGTGCGAACGCAGGTGGAGTTGGGGCCGGATGTTGTGGGGGAGGCTGCTGGTAAGTCGATTGTTCCTACGTTTGCGGTGACGCAGGCGGCTCCTACGGATGGTAAATAGGTTGGACCAATTCGACCCCTCAGTTTTGGATCTTTGGGGTTTACCTGCGATTGTGGTGAGTTGTGGTTGATTTCCGCTGGAGATGGTGGTTTTGCTGGCTTTTGTGCGGGTTTCTTACGGCTTGAGAGCGCGATTTGTGGTGCAAATGCGTGGTGCAAATCACCACACATGATGGTGATTGCACCACAAACGCGTGGAGGCGGAAATGTCTCGACAATTTCCGAGGTCGAAGGGCTAAACCTTGGGGCTGAAGTCGGTGAGCTTCATGAAGGTGGACTCGTTCTTGATGACGAAGGTGCCGTCTTTTTCGGTCTCGGCCTTGAGGGCGACCCACTCGGGATCGACCTTGAATTTGGCCCAGCTCTCGGTGGCTGCGGCGCGGCTCTTGTGCTTGAGCATGTAGATGAGGGTGCGGTTGGCGAGGGGCTCGTCGGTGGGGGTCCAGTAGCCGACCTCCTCCATGCCGAGGCGCTTGAAGATGGCGACCTCCTTGGTGCGGAAGCGGTTGAGGATGAGGGGGAGTTTGCCCTCGTTGAGGTGGTAGATGCGGAGTTCGTAGACGGTTTCGCTGGTGACTTCAGACATTGCGGTTCCCTTCAACATCGTGATTGTTGCCATTGCTCCCATGACCTTGAGTAGATCGCGGCGATCCATGTAGCACCTCGTCAGAGAGGAGTTTACTCCCGGAGGCTGAGGCTTGGATGTTAGGCTGCAACAAACGATTCCCTGCCCGAGGCCCTGATGGACCCTGTTGCACCTGCCAACCATGAGCTCAAACGTGAGCTTCGCCTGTGGGACCTTGTCCCGATGCAGATTCTGCTGGTTGTGGGGATTACGTGGGCCGGGATCGCCGCGCGGCAGGGCGGGACGCACGTCTTCTTCTGGGTGGTGGCGGTGCTGACGCTGTTCATTCCCACGGCTGCGGTGGTGATGTTCTGTGTGCGGCTGTGGCCGGAGGAGGGTGGGGTCTACTCGTGGACTCGGAATGCTTTTGGACCGTTTGCCGGGTTTATGAGCGGGTGGAACTTTGCGCTTTGGGCGCTGCTGACGGTCTCGAACATCGGCATTATCACAGCGACGAGTTTGAGCTACGGGCTGGGGCCGAGCGCGGCGTGGATGACCGATAGCCATGCGCTGGTGGTGTGGCTGAGTGCGGGGCTGTTTGGGCTGATTCTGATCATCAATTTGTTTGGATTCGGGATTGGGAAGTGGGTCTCGCACTTTGGGACCGCCGTCATGGTGCTGGTGACGTTTTTGCTGATCCTGCTGCTGTTCTTTCATCCCCATGCGACGGCGGCGCATCCGCATGTGTCGCCACAGAAGCCGTTTCTGTTTGGGCTGCCGCTGCTCACGCTGCTGAGTTTGAATTTGTTTTCGAAGATTTCCTTTAATGCGCTAACGGGGCTGGAGCAGGTGGCGGTGTTTGCAGGAGA is a window of Granulicella tundricola MP5ACTX9 DNA encoding:
- a CDS encoding NIPSNAP family protein, which gives rise to MATITMLKGTAMSEVTSETVYELRIYHLNEGKLPLILNRFRTKEVAIFKRLGMEEVGYWTPTDEPLANRTLIYMLKHKSRAAATESWAKFKVDPEWVALKAETEKDGTFVIKNESTFMKLTDFSPKV